DNA from Hwangdonia lutea:
AATTTGGTAGCAGCAGCAGAAAGAGATGCCGTATCGTCTAAATTTCCAAAATTAGAGTTTGATAAAAAAGAACACGATTTTGGCGAAATTGAAGCGAGAACAAACGTGGAAACAGTATTTAAATATAAAAACACCGGTGATGCACCTTTGGTGATTACTGATATTAAAAGTACTTGTGGTTGTACCGTTCCTAAAGATTGGAGCAGAGAACCGTTGGCCGTTGGCGAGTCGGGAGAATTTACAGTAAAATTTAACGGCACGGGTCAAAACAAAGTTACAAAAACAGTTACAGTTACAGCAAATACGGAAAAAGGAACAGAATCTGTAAAAATCACAGCTTTTGTAAAACCCGATCCGAATGCTAAAACCACAACACCACAACCAACTTTAACAGCACCCAACAAACCGGTAAAATCTAGTACACGACCAGGTCACGAAGGGCACAACCACGATTAAAAAACAATAACAATGGGAGAAGGAATAGGGCAATTTATGCCGTTTATATTAATGTTTGTAGTCATCTACTTTTTTATGATTGCACCACAAATGAAACGTGCAAAAAAAGAAAAAAAGTTTGCGGCCGAATTAAAACGTGGTGATAAAATAATTACCAAAAGCGGTATGCACGGTAAAGTTTTAGAACTTAACGATAAAGATGGTAGCTGTGTTATTGAAACCATGTCGGGTAAAGTAAAGTTTGAGCGCTCTGCGATTTCAATGGAAATGAGTAGCAAACTAAATGCACCAGTAGCAGCAAAAAAATAGATATTTTATATTTTGAATATATTTCAGAATTAATAAATACTTTTAATAACATTATTAGAAACTGAAACAATCCCGATAGTTATCGGGACAGTTTTACGAAAAAAAGCTTCCAAATTGGAAGCTTTTTTTGTTGTTTGTCATTCCTGCGAAAGCAGGAATCTATTATATTGACAAAAAGAAAAGCTTGTGGATTCCTGCTTTCGCAGGAATGACAAAACTTCTGTAAAATCAGTATCTATATC
Protein-coding regions in this window:
- a CDS encoding DUF1573 domain-containing protein produces the protein MKKVILGLSAMCLIAFTSCKENAAKKIEESNLVAAAERDAVSSKFPKLEFDKKEHDFGEIEARTNVETVFKYKNTGDAPLVITDIKSTCGCTVPKDWSREPLAVGESGEFTVKFNGTGQNKVTKTVTVTANTEKGTESVKITAFVKPDPNAKTTTPQPTLTAPNKPVKSSTRPGHEGHNHD
- the yajC gene encoding preprotein translocase subunit YajC, which gives rise to MGEGIGQFMPFILMFVVIYFFMIAPQMKRAKKEKKFAAELKRGDKIITKSGMHGKVLELNDKDGSCVIETMSGKVKFERSAISMEMSSKLNAPVAAKK